One Streptomyces sp. V4I8 genomic window carries:
- a CDS encoding SDR family oxidoreductase, with protein sequence MSSEAARRIVVTGATGNVGTSVVRLLSEDPEVGSVLGLARRTPEWSPPKTDWTAVDLTSVQADLKTLFEGADAVIHLAWAFQPTHDPAATWRTNVLGSIRVFEAAAAVRVPALVHASSVGAYSPGPKDHAVDESWPTHGWPDAAYCREKAYLERTLDTYDRAHPRMRVVRMRPAFLFKRESASEQRRIFGGRFLPGPLARPELLPFLPDIPGLRVQALHTDDAAKAYQLAVKSDVRGAFNLAADPPVDADLLGQMFGARPVRLPRPAARSAIAAAWGLHLLPASPHLFDAVLRLPLMDCTRARTELGWQPERTSTEVLEEFLRGLQHGEGAPTEPMRGRKVG encoded by the coding sequence GTGAGCAGCGAAGCGGCCCGCAGGATCGTTGTCACCGGTGCCACGGGCAATGTCGGTACGAGTGTGGTGCGGCTCCTCTCGGAGGATCCGGAGGTCGGCTCCGTGCTGGGGCTGGCCCGCCGGACTCCCGAGTGGTCGCCGCCGAAGACGGACTGGACGGCCGTCGACCTGACGTCCGTACAGGCCGACCTGAAGACCCTGTTCGAGGGTGCCGACGCCGTCATCCATCTGGCCTGGGCGTTCCAGCCCACGCACGATCCGGCGGCGACCTGGCGGACCAACGTGCTGGGCAGCATCCGGGTCTTCGAGGCGGCGGCCGCGGTAAGGGTGCCGGCGCTGGTGCACGCGTCGTCCGTCGGCGCGTACTCACCGGGGCCCAAGGACCACGCCGTGGACGAGTCGTGGCCGACGCACGGCTGGCCCGACGCCGCGTACTGCCGCGAGAAGGCCTACCTGGAACGCACCCTGGACACCTACGACCGGGCCCATCCCCGGATGCGGGTGGTGCGGATGCGGCCGGCCTTCCTGTTCAAGCGGGAATCGGCGAGCGAGCAGCGCCGCATCTTCGGCGGCCGCTTCCTGCCGGGGCCGCTGGCGCGACCCGAGCTGCTGCCCTTCCTGCCCGACATTCCGGGACTGCGGGTCCAGGCCCTGCACACCGACGACGCGGCCAAGGCGTATCAGCTCGCGGTGAAGTCCGACGTGCGCGGCGCTTTCAACCTCGCGGCCGACCCTCCGGTCGACGCGGACCTGCTGGGCCAGATGTTCGGTGCCCGCCCGGTCCGACTACCGCGCCCGGCGGCCCGCTCGGCGATCGCCGCCGCGTGGGGGCTGCATCTGCTGCCCGCTTCCCCGCATCTCTTCGACGCGGTGCTCAGGCTGCCGCTGATGGACTGCACGCGGGCCCGTACGGAACTGGGCTGGCAGCCGGAGCGTACGTCGACCGAGGTGCTGGAGGAGTTCCTGCGGGGCCTCCAGCACGGTG